The segment AGAATTAATATTAAACCTTATCATATTAACgccatttaatttattttaattttctttagcTTCGTATCAACATGAACAATGAGATATCTGATTTCGAGCAGCTAGCGCTTTATTTAATTCTCCTTTCCGTTTCTCTTTAGattgtattaattatttcaaaacatttcgTATATTTTTGTGTAATAGTAATTATCTGAAAAATGTATAGCTTTTACTTCCAATTCAACTCAAACTTGCCGCACTCAATGCACCATCTGTCGGCCATTTCGGTACTGTTCGGTTAACAGTGCGAATTCCGAAAGTGCTCCACGAAGAATGCCGCTCCGATTTTCAATTAACAATTGTGGTAAGATAATGCCTTTCATACGCACTagaatgttaaaaaatatataatcttTAAATTTCTCTACAATCTGAGCTAAAACTCGAATGTGGGGATTACATTTGTCAAGTATATGGAAACATATTTCGATAGCACTGTATCGGTTCCCATAGGTTTCCAATATTTCGAAAATAGAACTGCGATTATCCTAATTAACAATGTATCTAGAAAACAGGGACtgatatatattaataaatatcgtATATCTAAACAAAACAGGGAATGCTAAATCTCGTCTAGGTACACAAAATTTTGTACAAGAGTTCTTGTAGTTGCCTTCCCTaccaaaaaatgtattatattcGTTGTTAATTGATTTGCCCACACTATATTGCTTTCGTTTTTGCGAACAGtagaatttttgaataaaatttcaagGTAGGTTTTGCTGTAAAaagtattaaattttgttttatttattttttccgacGTCCGAGAAAATATCCGAAGAAGTTGTAGCagcaatttatttctcgttttacaaatcatatttatatatacataaataaaaGTTTCAATCTGACTATTTACAGAGTAGAATAAAAAAATGTCCTCCACACCACAAGATGCCGTAGTGAGTTAACGAATGTTTCCCTTGTTAACGACCAGCGTTAATTGGCGACATAAACACCGTTGAAAAGATTGAAAAAACCAATCCTGGGAAGGAATCATATTCGTTGGTCGAGACTGGACGCTTCAAGTCTTCGAACTGGCACAGAgatatgatatatatatatatatatatatatttacaaaaGTATAAATATTAACACTCCGTAGACAGTAACATTTTCTCCAATTCCTGTAAAAGTTGTGCAATGTGCTCAATTAACGTGAAACCGGTCATTGAGACTGGTCTCAAAGCTCTGCTGTAACATTGTTTATACAAAGTCGCCAGTGACTCGCACCTATAacatttaaacaaattattagaTCACCTTACACAGGCTACGTCCTAGTATCCATAACATACATACTCTTTTTTATTGCTATTGTTATTTTTCGTGACGGACAATTTGGTCAGAGATCTTAGGATAAACTGTAGCCTTTGCTCAAGCAACACCACCAAACTTTCTTCATCCTCCATCAACTTCTGGTCCTCGCTGACTTTCGCCTCTGCGACTTCCTTCCCCTTTTTCTGACTCATAGGATTTGTATTTTCACTCTTCTGTTTCTGAGAGCTGTTCCTCTCACACAATATATCCAGGATGGGTCTGCACTGTAGTATCAGATCAAGGCCATTTTGGTACGCCTTCAACTTCCCATGAAAGGTTGTAGCACCTGAGACAAGATATAAATAAAGACACTGCCtccaaaaaattaaatctacTTCAGAAAATAAACGTACAACGCGCCTGATGTTCAGCCAGTGCAACCCTCTCCATTTGAACAGTTAGAAATTCCGTAGTCTGCTCGAAAGCTAACAAAAGCTTCGCCGCCTTTTCGTAGTACAGCTTGCACAGTTGCAAGCTTGTTTTCCTTTTGATATTGTCCGTATCGGGCTCAAACTCTCTATAAACACGATGGTACAAAGACGCAAGGCGGTGTTGAATAGTAGCGGCACGAAATTGGTAAACTGGTTGTCGTGGTCCTGAAGTTTCTGTATCACAATGTTTCAGGGCCTTTTGTAGTATATCGACCACTTCCCTTTCGAGCTCTTCTTCAGTCTGAAACAATGACCACAATACATAGTAGCTTCGTCACAGAATTAATTTAAGTTGAATATAGAAGCAATACCTTGCAACCAGTTACAGGATAGTCCTGCAACAATGTAGCCATAGTAAATAACGTGGTAGACAAATCCCAAGTAACGGTATCCCAGATCACAGGGTTTGTCTTCTTAGTTCCTAGCACTTGTAGAGCTTTTTGGTAGCTCGCCAGAGctttgttataaaaattccgCTCCTCAGCGTTCTGTTTCACGTGCATGTGCGCACAAAGTCGCATGAGTCTTCCGGTATTCGAGTGCAGAAGCGCTAAATTTGCTTCATCGTGGACTGTCTCGAATGCCTTGACACCTGCTTCCAGATGATTTAAGGAACGAGATAATAATGCTGATACTTCATCGTCAGAGATCCCTGGCGACTCATCTGCTAGACTTTCTTGCTGACATCGGGCTACAAAaatgaaagcaaagaaaatagCACCCTCTGTTCCCAAGTCGCGCGACGCAACGGAGGAAATAATGTatcttaaaatcaatttttagtcTGAACAACTTACTTCCAGCCTGATTCATATAAAGAACCCCCAGCTCATTATGGATGTTGCCTAACCGTCTTAAAAGATTATTTCTATCCATTTCCGACGGTTCTAACAATAAGGCTTTCTCATAACACTTATAGGATGCTACTAAGGTAGATTCTAGACTCTCCAAACGTTCTGGTAGTAGTTTAGCATCACCTGAAACAGGAAACCAAATTTTTATTCGCTCCAAGCCAAAATGTTTTGAGAATCCAAGTCGAGTACTTACTCGAATCCAAGTCCTCGATTTTGCAGATGTCCTCAACAATCTTTTCCTCCGCCTCGTTCTTCATGTCGTAATGGTTCCTATGCTTCTCTATGTTACACCAATCCTGCACAGTCATGAAGCAACAATCCCCAGCGCGACCTAGCAGGTAGCTGATGGATTTGTCGTTTCTGATTCCACAGAAGAGCTCCAAAATTTTCTGACAACGCAGAACCGCTAGCATGTACCTCAGCGAAGCCCCGTAATTCTTATTGACATACTCGTTCTCAGCCAATACAGCAAAGATCAATGAAGCTTTCTCGTACAGCAACGTCTTCAAGTGTGCATTCCAACTTATGTCGTCGCTCTTCTTAGGGGCCTGCCAGGTGGGAAGCGTTTCGACTTTGACTTTGCACTGCAAAGCTTTAGCTGTGTTCTCAGTGGGCTCCTCCTTCAACGCGAGTTTCTccgatttcttcttcttttgctTCAATTTCTTCTTGTGAGTGGGACTACTAATTACTGAACCCTCCCCAGAATTAGTTTCCTTCTTCTCATCTTTCAGAGAGGAATAAGTCATCGGTATTGCTTGAAAAGGCTTAGCCAAGTTCAAATGAGTCTCTTCGTATTCTTTCTTCTCCTTTTCTTCTTGCTCTGCTCTCTGACGTTCTTCTTCAGATACATCCTCCTCGGTTGGAAAATATTGTAGACACTCGAGACCTTGGCAAACGTGCTCTAAGGCTGCCAGACATCTTTCTTCCACTGTACCAGAAATTGGCGGTGGCTTGTACTTGGGCTCGTCACAGTCCTTGTGCTCTTTGACTGAAAGGAGGATTTATTTATGCCTGATAAAagtaatttattgtaaaatcTGCTGTATATTATAACATACATTTCTGAAACAGTTTTTAATTACACTGTCGAACATCAATTTTGCGTTTGGATAATCAGTAAACGAGTACTTTTTGAATTAACGACTTGTGAAGCCTAAATATGAAGATTATAAAACGACATTGTACGAAAGGAAACCTAAAGGAATCTTGGCTTCCTTCTGACTTCCTTTCGGGTCTTGAAGCAGCAACCTCCACTTTCCAATTTCTTTCAATATtgtgaaattgaataaaaaaaacTTGCTACCtgtatatattaaaattaaattactcaAAGATTGAGTATGAAGAACATCTTTACTGATTATCGAATTGAAAAAATAGATGTTATCAAACGTTCAGGAAATTTTGTTAtcataatataggacagagagaATATTTTGCTTACTATTGGCTAATGTTAAGGATTTTATCGCGGCCTCTTCATTATctgcttcctcctcctccttttcGTTATCGTGATTTGTGCTCGACTCGCTTTGCGTATCGTCCTCGTCGCTCTGATCAGAAAGTCCTGGGCTAGCAGGATCAGTATCCGATGGTATATAAAGGTCAGATAACATGAAATGAGCGGACGTTACGATCTGAGGATACTTTTCTTTAGTCAGAAGTTGTACACAATTTTTTAGAAGCATTCTGATAGTGCCCTGCTGTCTGTGGTAGTCTGACGAGTACTTCATGTTGCGTGCCACCCTGTACAATAGCATGGCTACAGGCACAGTAAACGGATTCTGTCCTTTTTCGTCCGATACGTCGTTGCACAAAGATGTTAAATCGTACAGCTTCACTACATCGTCGTCTTTGCCTATAAAACATACAAAAAATTAGAAAGAAAATGCAAAGAAAGCAATGTTTTGAAGataaaaaccagaataccccttTAATATATTTAGCAAATAATTTAGATGTTTTACCTTTAAATAGCCAGTATGTGTGGCCAGCTTTCGTAgcattatttttcaagaaacttaGAATATTCTGTGCAACGTCCCTGATAACTTTGGGACTGAATTTAGAGTGGTCCAAATTAGGCAGGTCCTCAGTTTTTATTAATTCATACTTCTGCACTATACCGTGCAGGTGATAGCACATCACAACTTCTGGCACATTACACATTAAATTGTCCAGCCAATAATCTATGCCAGTCAAAATATTAATAGGCTTAGTCATGTCCCTTAATCGCAGACTTATGCACGGATGAGTCTGTCCCCCAAATATTGGCATATCAGTCCCAATAAGCATCTGTATGTTCTCGAAAGTCCACACAATATTTCTAGCAAAATTATGATTATAATTTGGGTCTGGCATCTTCTCTTCCTGAGAAGGCTCTGGTAGGCAAGGCTCCGGCAAACAAGGCTCCAATGTTTTCACAGGCAACTGTGGCTTAGCATCATTTTGCTCTTTATTGTCTGCCACTACTATAGAATGGTATAGAAATTTTGATACCAAATTTCTCTGCTGCAGAGTGTTCCTATTTGTCTTACGGAACAGAGATTTTTCTTTATCTCCAAGATTTTGGAATATGTGTTCGTAGAAAAACTTTTTTAGCCATTCCCAATCGCTCTCGGCTTgtcttaataaatatttatgaatatCAAAATCGTCTAGCAGTAATGTGTTTTCTACTCTATGCACCATCATTGATATTATACCGTGATTATAAGGCAATTTCAATAACTTCTTTATGTTTTCAGCATCAGAGACAACATCAACTTCACCGACACAATCAGGGAACATATGGGCCATACGAAAACTAGAGAAACCGGTGGTCTGAGACCATACACTCTGCAAGCCATAGCTCTCAGCTGAACTGCTGAGCCAATTGCTGGGTGGTAGATTTAAATCTGTATTGCATTGCAACTGAGCGTACGTGGCTGGAGTCTGGACAACAGAGTATTTAACAACGGCGGTGGATTTCACTGGTTTCTTGGGTGAACCAGGCGGTATGGCCAAAGGCATCGGCTGCATCTGCAATTCAAACACTGGAGTAAGCACGAGAATCTCTAATTCAAGCGTCTCAGTATCATTCAAGCAGGTCTATTTATAAGGAGCATTATTAATGTGGCTAGAGTGTGAAACTACATAGTCAAGTATATTTTAGACTCATGGAAAACGAAACTTCCCACGAATTAATATTCAATGGTACAATGCAATGGGAAACAACGTTCTGCTCCACATACGCTCTAACTCACTGTATTAATCTTAGTGTCCGTATTCTCTGACATTTTCAACTTCGAACGATGTAACTCGCGTCGTCCGATACTAGTTGCTGTGTTTCAAAAATTCTAGAAGGAACCAGAGTGTGGAGAGAACACGAACGTATAACCACTGATTATGTGATCATGCAGGCAGGATGAAACAAGTTTAAAACAGGTTTCTAACTTATCCGGTAATACTCCATCGACTGACGGTAACCCGTTCCATCTTTGATCATGTTTCTGGATGGAGACGAACTAAATAGATTAGTATGCTTATCCTATTATTCGCTTGAGACTGAGAAAAACTCAAAAATTTCCTTCGGAATACGATATTCgctaatttataataaaaaaggaTGAGGATCTTCCTTGTCCATCATTCTGGAATACTCGTCGACCCccattttattcgaaaaatcgCTGTTTCATTGATTGTAgaagaaaaaatacaaaaataataaaaaaaaaaataataagataaaataattattaagaaatgaaacGAATATCTGCATTGCTCGtttgtcttgcaattaatgcatacaatttttgcataaaaattcgcaaccTAGTGATCAACCATCCTTTGATCGCCAAGTTGTATCACTTGCCGAGCCTTCACACTTCATTTTACCATAAAAATATCCGTGTCGTAAAAGAAATCGATCGCGAAGTAAAAAAGCATAGAACGATCGATCCATTTACCTGGCAAACACGAAGGGAATCGTCTGCTAGCAATTAGCCGCGGTAACAAGGGTTCTAATGGCAAACCGAAGCCCACGAATATCATTGATCTAACCCGAAGACGAAGGCGTACCGTACGATTCTTCCGATTAGAAGACGAAGTTAGCCAACACTTGAAAAGGTTAGTAACGACGCGAGCAAAGACGCACGTTTATCCGCGACGCTGAATGGATTCGGAAGCCCTAGAAGAGCCTGACGTCATTGGTACCCGGTGCATATATAAGAACACGATGCAATCCTAACGATTCAGTCGGCAACGGTGACAGAGAGAATCGGCGGGACTGGGCTGGCTTGCTTATGGTGATGAATTTCAAGGTGTTCAAGAAATCCTCGCCGAATGGCAAGATCTCCCTGTACCTCGGAAAGAGGGACTACGTGGACTATCTATCGGGGATCGAGCCGGTAGATGGTGTAGTCCTTCTGGATCAGAATTACGTGGACACCGGTCGGAAGATATGGGGCCAACTGATCTGCAGTTTCCGCTACGGTCGGGAGGAGGACGAGGTGATGGGGTTGAACTTCCAGAAGGACCTGTACCTAACCTCGGAGCAACTGTACCCGGCCACCCAGAAAACGCAGGATAACCTGACCAAGCTGCAGGACCGACTATTGCGAAAGCTAGGTCCGAACGCTATACCTTTCACCTTCAAGTTCCCGCCGAGTGCTCCGTCTAGCGTGACCTTGCAGCCAGGCGAGGACGAGACAGGGGAGCCTTGTGGCGTCAGCTATGTGGTCAAGATCTACTCGGGGGATACCGAAACGGACGTCACCCACAAACGAAGCACGGTGACGATGGGCATCAGAAAGATCCAATACGCACCGACGAAACAAGGCCGTCAGCCTTGCACCGTGGTGCGCAAGGACTTCCTCTTGAGCCCCGGAGACCTGGAACTGGAAGTGACTCTGGACAAACAACTATACCACCACGGCGAGAGGATATCCGTGAACGTGTGCGTGCGTAACAACAGCAACAAAGTTGTGAAGAAGATCAAGGCGCTGGTGCAGCAGGGCATCGACGTCGTCATCTTCCAGAACGGCCAGTTCAGGACGGTGATCGACGCGGTGGAGTCACAGGACGGTTGTCCGATCAACCCGGGCTCCAACCTGCAGAAGGTGCTCTACCTGACGCCCGAACTGGAAAAGAACAAGAACCGGCGAGGCATCGCTTTGGACGGAAAATTGAAGAGGGACGACGGAGAGCTGGCCTCCAGCACGCTGCTGCTGTCCCCGGATGTTCGCGACTCCTTCGGCATCGTGGTCTCGTACGCTGTCAAGGTCAAGCTGTATCTGGGAGCCCTGGGAGGAGAACTGTCCGCCGAGTTGCCGTTCATCCTGATGCGACCGAAGCCCGTCGACCGCATCAAGGTGGTGAACGCCGACAACGAGGAGGTCGAGGACTTCTGCGAGGAGAAGGCGAAACCGATCGACAACTAGACAGGGTCTCGTGTCTGCACCCGGAGCCGCAGTTGGCTCCGGTTCAACGTGGACACGAGAAGCTTGCGTGTCGACTAGGAACGTCGCACGGCTGCGGAATATTCTGGGAAAGTAACGCGTGGCTACTCGCGTTATGTTAATAAGGACCGCCTAATCCCTGCTTCCCGAACCCGACTCCCATTCGCAGCCCTTGAAGAATACCTGATCCTTCgacgcgttcgctaccagccTCCACAAGATTTTCTACCGAAGACAATCAAATCAGTCTGTATATAGTCAGTAAACATCTTGTGCATCGATTGCAGTATACAGGAGTTCGACAATATTACtacgatattcttaaattcttctaatgttttcactgtgtTTAGTTTCCACACTAATTTTTGCTATGATAAATAGTATTTGATAGAAAGTTGTAAAGGCTGTCATCGAGAGAAGCcctggtagcgaacgcgttgaAGACACGTTTATGTAAAAGCTGTGTAGAAATGTATGCTATTGTTTTATAATGGTGTACAACACAGAGTGTTTACCTTGGAGCAGCTTTTACAGAGCAGTGATTTCTGAACGATCACCGTTAGAATTATCAGAGACCAAATATCACTTGTTATCTTGTTACAACTGCTTCATTGTGAACGAAGAAGGTATTTTCAAGCGGCTCCGATAGGTCTAACATAAACGAACCCTTAGACGTCCAAGAAATTCGTATCGATCGCCGCCTGGAAGCTAGGTGAAAGTGAACCGAGCGACGCAATTGGAACGCGACCCTTTCGAAAGAACATGCAACCGATATCCGCAGCTCTCGTTTGCACAGTAGCATCCTg is part of the Halictus rubicundus isolate RS-2024b chromosome 10, iyHalRubi1_principal, whole genome shotgun sequence genome and harbors:
- the LOC143357762 gene encoding erythroid differentiation-related factor 1, which translates into the protein MSENTDTKINTMQPMPLAIPPGSPKKPVKSTAVVKYSVVQTPATYAQLQCNTDLNLPPSNWLSSSAESYGLQSVWSQTTGFSSFRMAHMFPDCVGEVDVVSDAENIKKLLKLPYNHGIISMMVHRVENTLLLDDFDIHKYLLRQAESDWEWLKKFFYEHIFQNLGDKEKSLFRKTNRNTLQQRNLVSKFLYHSIVVADNKEQNDAKPQLPVKTLEPCLPEPCLPEPSQEEKMPDPNYNHNFARNIVWTFENIQMLIGTDMPIFGGQTHPCISLRLRDMTKPINILTGIDYWLDNLMCNVPEVVMCYHLHGIVQKYELIKTEDLPNLDHSKFSPKVIRDVAQNILSFLKNNATKAGHTYWLFKGKDDDVVKLYDLTSLCNDVSDEKGQNPFTVPVAMLLYRVARNMKYSSDYHRQQGTIRMLLKNCVQLLTKEKYPQIVTSAHFMLSDLYIPSDTDPASPGLSDQSDEDDTQSESSTNHDNEKEEEEADNEEAAIKSLTLANIKEHKDCDEPKYKPPPISGTVEERCLAALEHVCQGLECLQYFPTEEDVSEEERQRAEQEEKEKKEYEETHLNLAKPFQAIPMTYSSLKDEKKETNSGEGSVISSPTHKKKLKQKKKKSEKLALKEEPTENTAKALQCKVKVETLPTWQAPKKSDDISWNAHLKTLLYEKASLIFAVLAENEYVNKNYGASLRYMLAVLRCQKILELFCGIRNDKSISYLLGRAGDCCFMTVQDWCNIEKHRNHYDMKNEAEEKIVEDICKIEDLDSSDAKLLPERLESLESTLVASYKCYEKALLLEPSEMDRNNLLRRLGNIHNELGVLYMNQAGTRCQQESLADESPGISDDEVSALLSRSLNHLEAGVKAFETVHDEANLALLHSNTGRLMRLCAHMHVKQNAEERNFYNKALASYQKALQVLGTKKTNPVIWDTVTWDLSTTLFTMATLLQDYPVTGCKTEEELEREVVDILQKALKHCDTETSGPRQPVYQFRAATIQHRLASLYHRVYREFEPDTDNIKRKTSLQLCKLYYEKAAKLLLAFEQTTEFLTVQMERVALAEHQARCATTFHGKLKAYQNGLDLILQCRPILDILCERNSSQKQKSENTNPMSQKKGKEVAEAKVSEDQKLMEDEESLVVLLEQRLQFILRSLTKLSVTKNNNSNKKECESLATLYKQCYSRALRPVSMTGFTLIEHIAQLLQELEKMLLSTEC
- the Arr1 gene encoding arrestin 1 — translated: MVMNFKVFKKSSPNGKISLYLGKRDYVDYLSGIEPVDGVVLLDQNYVDTGRKIWGQLICSFRYGREEDEVMGLNFQKDLYLTSEQLYPATQKTQDNLTKLQDRLLRKLGPNAIPFTFKFPPSAPSSVTLQPGEDETGEPCGVSYVVKIYSGDTETDVTHKRSTVTMGIRKIQYAPTKQGRQPCTVVRKDFLLSPGDLELEVTLDKQLYHHGERISVNVCVRNNSNKVVKKIKALVQQGIDVVIFQNGQFRTVIDAVESQDGCPINPGSNLQKVLYLTPELEKNKNRRGIALDGKLKRDDGELASSTLLLSPDVRDSFGIVVSYAVKVKLYLGALGGELSAELPFILMRPKPVDRIKVVNADNEEVEDFCEEKAKPIDN